In the Silene latifolia isolate original U9 population chromosome 1, ASM4854445v1, whole genome shotgun sequence genome, AATGACGGGGTTAGAGGATCATAACCTAGATATACGACAATGAGATATCTGCAGGCAAGGCTACTGAACACTGAACAAGTCATTCATACACAACGACGACAACATTATCTCAGCGTCTCAAGAGATCGCACAAATGACAGGGTTAGAGGATCGGGTATTCGGGTGTATACAGTCTTAAACCCAGTTGTGCTATTAACAAATAGACGCGGTTTTCATCGACCAGCTCATACTTTAGAGAGCCATTTTAACTCATTCCTAAGTAAGTTAGTAACTTATAACCTTATAATGGACGTAatgagccattttgatttatttcaataCACTCGATATCCAAAGAATAGCGAATTTCTTTTACGCTGTTGGAAATACTCAGAATCAGTTTGCAATATCGATGGCTAATTGGTTATGCACAACTAACTCGGATTTGAACCTGTAAcctattactccctccgtctcagtcaatagtttacactttttttttgtatttcaatcaatagtttacactttcCTATCCCAGTAATAAACAAATCCATTTGGGTGAAAACCATTACATTTCCTCCTCTAATCGTGTATAAagcaattgtaaactattgaatgGGACAAATCGAGTATCTATTATAGCACCTAACCAGACTAAGACCGGTAAATTAGAACTATGAATTAATTAAAAGATAACAAATATTCCGTCTGTCTCAATgatctcaatcatttatttacatttgattaaaacACTTGTAACaaatattataaaaataaataaatgattgagacgggaACGGAGTATATAAAAATAGGAAATTTAATAAAAGAGTGGACCTGCCGAATTGAAGCAGCAGTAGAACGGCGGTCAAGGGCAGTTAAATCAATGATGGGCAGATTTATTGTTTCAGctttttcttccattttctctcTGCTACAGTTGTGTTTGACTGATGGGTAACTTTAGCTTGATTGAGTGTTGGTATGAAGAGGTAAGTTGGGCTTTGGGCTGTAAATGATCTAAGTCGGCTTGTGGAGATATCAGAACGGTTTGCCTAAAACTTGAATTGATCTAAGTTGGGCCGTCAAATTGTAAATTCGTGGAATTTTTTAGAAATAAATAATTGGGTAAATAGGGTAAAaaagaataatttttttttaatcaaaaaagaaaaaaaaaagaactatTTGCTAAAATAGGATTCAATCTTACTCTAGTTATCTGAAACTTGTTCCGGAacgagaaaaaggattacgcatctgaggtagtacctcagaccttgtagtttttgagcatatacacattttttctgagcatattaccatttataaatatagtttttgagtaaTATTATACTTTTTTAGTGTAATATTTTAGTAAAtctgctcaaaaactttatactaaagcagaactctaattttttaaaataaaactcagaaaataaacaataagaggtattacctcagatgtatagtctataaACTGGTTCTGGAACAAATAAGTCATGCGTTATTACTATTGTCATTTTCACTATTCTAATTACCGTTATTTTCATCTAGCTCAATTTGTCATGCTCTAATGAAATCGTAGTGTATACCATCCGAGGTGGTATACATATTCCGgtcaaatttatttatttattttttatattcGTAGTGAGAAGTATTTTACACAAATATAAATAAATGATCAGGAGGGAGGAATTATCAAATAAAACGCCTTCCTTGATATctataaatgtaaacaaattcgAGTATGTTTTTATAACTTTAACTAATACGAAGAAACACACATTATCAATTACGTAAAATAGAAATTGTTTTGGACTCGTTCTACATTTACAACGCGGCTGATTTGCTTGCAATGAACTTCGTCCCGTCCTTAGGGAGGACATCTTTGGTATAACTATTCCCCGTGTAATAGCTAGTAGTTAATTTTGGGGCTTTGCCCCTCTTCCGcaccaaaaaaaaacatttaCAACGCGAGTCTTTAAAAAGAACTACAAGGAGGGAGAAAATTGCTCAATGAAAGTAGATGATCATGTTCATTCATCTTAATCCTACAATTCCAGATTAACATTACAGTATTAATCAAATAGGAGTAACTAACTAGTCATTGTAATTCTCACTAAACATGTTAAATGACAAAATTACCCTCAAATCCCATTGATCACGATTCACAACCGGGTTTGAAGGGCTTCAAAGGGGCCTAACTGAGGCTGGGGTAGGAGGCCACAGGTTAAGAGGCATTGGCCGATGATTAAGCCTAGACTCAAGGCCGGTTTGAGGTTGGACCGAGGAAGCGGAGGGCGGGGCCGCGACACGCTCACACGAAGGGCACATTGTGAGGGTAGTTGGAGGGGTCATGTGCATATAAAACTGTGGAGACATCTTCAATGTACGCAACTCTATCACTTCCTTTTGTAGCCTTCTGTTTTCCTCCGTTAGCTTTTCGCAACATCGTTTTAAAAACTCGCAATCTACTTCCGTTTGCTTCAATTTTGTCCTGTTTTACAAGAATTTATTACGACGTTAAACAAAGAGTACAATCGGTAATTTATGtaagtaaataattttaatagaTACGACATTGATCGGTCCAACTTGTGTAGATTTGAACTCAAAGGTGACCCAATTCAAAATGAAAAAATAAACCCGGCTCATAAGTCAGAAGTCATAACCCCTAAACCATGTTCTTTGTAATGACGTATTTAAAACACATGACCCGAATGATCGAGAAtgcaaattcttattttagacgcgctatttcccgtctgaaataagcGCGTCTTAAATAAGACGAACAAAATGTAGTCATTTTACTACAAAATGTTACTATTTTCTGATAAAATATTACCATCAATTCAGGGTAAAAAGTAACAATTTTAGTTAtaacattttgtcattaaatgGTTACATTCTATTAAAAAAATAATGACATTTAGTCCGTCTTATTTCAAACAGTCTGAAACAAAACTTATTGGATCCAGAAATGGAAGTCATTAGCACACTCAAATTTGACCAAAACCCCTAATGACCCGACTTAAATGGTCCGAATGACCAAAATACCCTCGAACAATAATTGAAATATCTCACCTTGCTCTACGGTTCTGAAACCAAACCTCCACCTGACGTGGTCTAAGTCCTAGCCGTTTAGCAAGAGCTTGTTTTTGCTTCTGCACATCCAACACAAAAAATCGCCGAAAATATCAGTATTCATCGTCTCAATCATTTCTTTACTCGTATTTACCTTTTTATGCTTTTTGATAATATTAAAATAATTGAAACAAAATAATAGACGATTTCTTAGAAGACTTACGGGATTGAGAGTATTATGCTCCTTAAAACTATCCTCAAGGGTAGCAGACTGATCCTTAGTCAACCGAAGTTTCTTCCTCGAATTCTCGCCACCGTCTTCCTCGTCACTCAAGCCTCGAGACGACGCTCGTTCGCCTTCGGTTTCCTCTCCGCCACAGAAGCTCCTCTTTCCGCTCATGTTTGACAATGTGCTGTTTGGAGACGACACTCCTCCGTCTTCCTCGTCTCCGCCACCACTGCCTCTCGGTCTGCTCACATCTACCCCCATTGGACACGTGTCCAAAGTCCGATCTACAAAAAAATTATTCCACCATAATTTAGATAACATAATTTCTTTATCGTATCGCCAACTTTTGTATAAAATCGCCTTATATCTTAAAAAATAACCATCTACTCCCTTTGTTATAGACatttgttaaaaaaaattatgatttgTAAatggtattttaattaaaggtaaaaattaaatctacaaacctataatattttttttatataaaaatgaaccgtcttattctataatttatGACCTTACTGAAACGATCGTTTAACAAAGTTAATGTAAAACCGATCTATATAAAAAGACTGACCGGAGGCGAAGAAAGCGTCATTGCTTCGATTCCAAGGAAGCTTCTGACGAAACGAACCGGCGACCGGAGGAGTAGAAATGGAAGGAGATAAAGAAGCCGTCGTCGACGTCATGAGGTTGAGTTGTAGTGGATTAGaagtaatattattactagacGGCGTCGTTTTCATCATCGTCAAAAACTTCATTTGTTGATGATttttctcattattattattattattattattattattattattattattattattattattattagtgttaGTGTTACATGCTAAGCTTAAACTTAGACCTAAATTATCTTCTTTTTCAACAaccataattataattataataatatttgtatgttttttaaaaaatttaGTGGAAGTTTTATGAGAAATATTGTATTTGTGAGGATGGAAGAAAGGAAATAAAAAGGGTGTTGTTGACAAATGAAGGGAATGGAAATGAAGGGAATGGAAATGAAGGGTTATTATATAGGAAGAAATGGGGTGACATTATTATTTGTGGGGAAACAAGGTAGTGTGGAAGAGGTATGTGTGACACTTCAATCATCACATGATATTGATCTATCATTACTTGTGTAGTGGAGTACCATCTTACTTTATTGTAAATAATCAAAAATCATATAAATAATTTAACTTTTTACAGTGAGTACTCGACCAATCATGTTTTTATGTAAAATCGTCCCTTATGTATACCAAGAGTAGGTCtcttgagagacggtctcttaataagctttattgagagaccattgtacaattttaagaaaaagtggtactaaaggtaataaaataggtacaaatcatgattaaagataaaatCAGTACATTTttttatgtaaataggtacgaaagtACTATAatacgatcaacaacaaaaggggtacgaaatataaataaaagggtacgaaatgttggtctctcaataacttagtgaaaGTCCGTCTCTCTAAAGTTTTAGTGGTAtaccaataggtcttggtatagacgggtggggcgaacagacgggtaaagacctctaataaaatgggtaggggggacaaggtggggcacccccatgtgcttcccactttatggcaaatgggtattttacTGAAGGAAATTTGATGATGATTTTACTGAAGGAAATTTGATGATGATTTTCGATAGATGTTTATAATACGTGGCTTGTTTAAGAACACTTATCAGCTAGTTTAGCTGATAAAAGTTACTATATGAGGTTGTAATCATGATGCGTATAATACATGATTTTCGGTAGATGTTCGGGTGCGTCGTTGTGGCAAAGACTGTAATGCTTTGATACTTCAGTTTTCATGAATTGTAACTTTAACTTTCCTTTTAAGAAAAACCGTCATTTTTGTGTGAAGATTTCTCGTCATCATTTGATTTCATCTTACTAAGTAAAGAATTGTACTCCGTAGTTTTATTTTTGATCATACGAAATTCAAAGTTAAAATTAATTTTGAATTAAACTACAAATTAGCCAATTTTTATTAGCCTTTAATTGGATTAGATTCTCGCATTATTATGTTCTGCGTGTGCATGCACCAGCTGCTAACTAGGAATGAAAGTATGAAACTTGTGATTAGTGGGAAGGAAAAGGGAGACTTGTGATCTTTTAGGGAGCTATAATTCAAACTTTTATTTCCTCATTAAAGTTGCTTTACTTAATACTGTAGTAGTACATTTAACCTAATTATTTGGCTATTAACAATTTGTTTGAAGCTACTCCCTCTTTTTCCTTTCGTTCCCCGGCTTTCTCCCATTTACTTTCTACACGATCTATCTCCTAAATTAAACAACATTAATTGTGAACAGATTAATAGAAACCATCGCTCTCATTTTATGCATTGAATATCTTAGATATACTTCAAAGAAGTACGTATAAGAAAGAATTTATGAAAATTAACAGTTTTTTTTCGTAAAGGAAGATAAACATGAGTCGtctttaaattataaaaacgaCATGAACCGTATATGGAGGAATAATTGagtttatcattattattattaagattcATGGTATGAATCATGATTGTAGTTGCTTAGTTGGTTGAAGAGTAACCTACACAACTTAAATGAGAAATGAGTTTGATGTGAATAAGCGTGAGTACATTAATGATTAAACCTTGGAATTGAATTATAGCTAGGACAGTACATGCACAGCACGGGAGTTCACGGTTCACGTTCATAATGTCTTCATCATTAATCAATCCTTCTTGCATTTAATACAACCAACCTATAATCCAACACTTCGACTCTTCGAGTAAACATAAATTCATTCTCATTTGGCTGGATAATATCCGTTACAACCATGTGACGGGTTAAGTAAAATCCACTTGAGGAAATAAAGACAGACCATTTGTAAATTTTCTAGGTATTTTTACTTTTGTTTTATCTACTCATTTGGGTGATATTTGACCAGTTACAAGAGAGACTTACTATTGAGTAAATGATCTCTTTTTCGTTATCTTAGTCATTAGTTTACACTTGTTTTTTTCAACTAAGTCATTCAATAGTTTACGTATTCtttttataataaataaagcaacGCGAGTGGATGGGGATCATTACATTTCCTACTCATTTcaaattattttttattttttaaataactaTTAACTCATTACTCTCTCTTTACCTTAATATTCGTGTGTAAAACAATATACTTTGGAAATTTTCACTTTCTTTTTTTAATATAAAAGAAATTTTCACTTCCCACCCTTTAGGTATGGCTAATCCCATTTATACCtccaatttttataattttgagATTTTCATTTAATTATAATCTGTTTTCGTAACCTTCTTCTCTAAATATTTCACTTGTATATTGACTAAATGAAAACTATATTTTTGTAAGATGATCTTATATAATTTccgcaaattcttatttaaaaCGTATAAGATGAGTCAAATACGTTGGATAAGAGAAAAGTAAATGCCTATGGAATAATAAGATAGTTGTCCTATTCAGGCCATGTTTTTTTTCAGCTTAATTTCAGCTCACTTTAGTTCAAttcagtttagtttatttcatcTCTATTAATCTTATTAAATTTGAATTTAGTTTAGGTCAACTCACTTTAACCCAATTTagttcaatttattttatttgatcATTTTATTCTTAAGATGGACATATTAACGGAgattaataaaaaaatattaatggCAAGTGGGAAGAGTCGACAAGATGTTGGGTAATGATTGAATGTCCCCAGGAGTGCGTGATAGCTGTCCCATGTGTCCCCCACTTACCTTAATTACCTCAATTATTCATCTCCAATCATCATCCCACGTGTACTCTCCTTTTGTATTAATGTCGTACGAGGCTCACTTCAGCACTTCCCATGTGATTTGCACGTGATTTCGGCCCCCTTCCCACGCTAATTACACTATTCACTCGATTGCAACCCTTCACCGTTTCACGTCCTTCTCCGGCCGTTGGGACCAAATAATAATCGCTCTTTTTTATGATTATTTGAGGTTCGATTTGAATCATTTGATAGAACTCGAAAAGTTTGGTTctcttagaccatccccaagcagtggtcacgctaactaggtcacgacccgattttactcttaatcccaccttattaaccttgactCATTTTCACTCTCCCAAAGCGAAAGGTCGCGACCTGcggtcatcaacccaatcattttccacttCACAACATTCTCAATCATACCCCACTATCATATTATAtacttttatttattattattttattgttcaaCCAATAAAAAGTGTCATTCACCTGTAGGTCACTGGTGGTCAATTTGCTCAacaaaggtcacaaattgaccttttgATGCAAAAGGTCACAAATTAACCATCAAAGGTCACCAATTATACTTTGCTTAATTATGCTATTAACGTTACCAAAAAGGTCACGACCTACCAATTGACCTTTACTTACTACGTGGTCTTATAGAAGGAACTGGGACTACATCTTAGTAATGGTGGCAGATGGATTTTGTTTAATATAAAATACGTAGTATGAtttgttaaataaaataaatttttcaTCTTAATTTCACCTTATCTGAAAAATACCTCATAATTTAAATAATCATACAAATACTTACTATCCTCTCCGTCCCAGCCAataatttatactccctcccattcttGATAACCCTCCCCTTTTATGAAGGGCACGGGAATTAAGGGaggggagtattatatggtaaagtattgtagtggggtaggagattggagagagagaaggtattgtgtgattaaaataagtattgttgtggggtaaggtgattaaaataagataaagtatgagtattgtgggatATTATTGTggggtggggtgattaaaataagtataaaagtttgccaaatagacgaaaaaggaaatagggagagttatttagaataggagggagtagttacttctttttcccctcacaaaataaaggaaCTGTAAATTATTCACTGGACAAAAGAAGTATATGCTAAtaaacaaagcgtcttgcttgtgacgggctaatcccgtcacaagctgaagacctctcaaaaaaaagggagaggggacaaggtggggcacctccCATGTGTTTCCCACTCACCTCTAAATGGGtcttttgtgagagaaaacggtatccgtcacaaacttgtgacggatatcgcccgtcttcaatgagattttgtggctAATAAATATGAGTAAATATTTCCagttcatttatttacttttgattttttacaaGGACTAAGAGCAATAATAACAGTAGAACTTTATATAATGTTTTTCACATGTCATGTCATAATATACCAACCCTAATTTCTAAGAATTTTTGTTCACAATAAAATTACTTTATATAAAGTTATTTGATAAAAAAAACTATAAAATGAATaatgttaaatagtttcacacaTTTTAAAAAGTTATATTTATTGGTTGTACATTAGTCAATATTTATAAACTTGTTTCTTATTTTAAAACttgaattttaaaaataaaaatcaacTTTTAAATGCAATAGAAgaacttttaaaataaaattctTGGTAACAACCTCAATGTTAAAAACTAATATTGCTATTGCTTTAAGGATATGAGATGGGACCATTGGTGGATAGTGTAATTAAGTGACAAGTATATAATGATTTATGTGAGTGATCAAATTATCTTTTAAAAATATTTtcaataaacatgtaaacaagtGAATGATACACTCATAAATAAAATAGCTAGGTAAACAAAGGAGTATTACTTCCTCCAATTCACATACATTTTCGACAAATATCAAGAGGTAATATAATAACATATGGAGGAAAATGAAAGTAGAAGGAAGAATGTGGATCAAAGTAGAGATGAAAGTGGGCATGTGAACGGTTAGGCTGGCACGACTCATGGCCCACATTAGCACGACATGGATTAACATGAATCAGCACGATCAGACACGTCGTGGTCCACATCTATCTCTagtcaataataaataaataaataaataaataatcacGATGATAGATTATTAGGAAAAGTGAAAACATCTTTGTAAAATTGTTATGGTAGAAGAAAATGTGGATTTATTGGAGTGGAAAGAGTAATACTAAACTGAATTAGTAGAATGTAGATCACAAATTGTTATTTAAGACGACACTATTCGTCTCAACTTAAAATCGGTCAAATATCATACCATTAAtgcatacttcctccattcaacttcactctaccactttctattttctacactattcaTAACTtaacattc is a window encoding:
- the LOC141592326 gene encoding homeobox-leucine zipper protein HAT4-like; this encodes MVVEKEDNLGLSLSLACNTNTNNNNNNNNNNNNNNNNNNNEKNHQQMKFLTMMKTTPSSNNITSNPLQLNLMTSTTASLSPSISTPPVAGSFRQKLPWNRSNDAFFASDRTLDTCPMGVDVSRPRGSGGGDEEDGGVSSPNSTLSNMSGKRSFCGGEETEGERASSRGLSDEEDGGENSRKKLRLTKDQSATLEDSFKEHNTLNPKQKQALAKRLGLRPRQVEVWFQNRRARTKLKQTEVDCEFLKRCCEKLTEENRRLQKEVIELRTLKMSPQFYMHMTPPTTLTMCPSCERVAAPPSASSVQPQTGLESRLNHRPMPLNLWPPTPASVRPL